Proteins from a single region of Euwallacea similis isolate ESF13 chromosome 21, ESF131.1, whole genome shotgun sequence:
- the mam gene encoding neurogenic protein mastermind isoform X4: MTSENGNETSDLSQQQKFLKRSADELDSGNPIDNFEPPVKLQCTTQQHGTNQNEGLTKFSVEIVQQLEFTTSAANSQPQQISTNVTVKTHANASVKSDISSPKAPTPGTPGHPQKANIGLDVGTLVECVKQEPDNDFADLDQCAAALEKDAAANGGAGFGASFPDLMGDDTNDEIMSSAAFKDLISDISNYSDYPELMKEFDFEDKPSDTGSNNVANNLKVEEKPEGAQQAQHNSNDATKPVPSPHLGNQTNFSPPVFEKNPTAAVNARLPYSNMDFAKTELSPAAQTLKQMAEQHQHKNQMGLNFNPGNRVPNARSPYSDFQFQGGEYSNPGSNPNFHKNSSGFPQPDMIKQEMIFPGNEFNDMKRKNNPAAGVYSKQYSPYGSPGPGGSPGFLPSGRGSCPPPNSGSFGGGTPPRPPSGSGSGNAQGPGAASVQINQAQQLNINQHGPIQVSAGQHLHLSADVKGNVSIAAQQGMQFSHGPNPGEPHASQASAANPQHSPMASAQHQTGPMPNGAQASMNQNSSQMGGNPMGPQMNGAQMGGQGGGLGGMQNPGSAMGGQSGMQGAGGFQGGPAGMQGGPTGMQGGLGGMMGSPNMPHGNVMSSHVDSYSMSQTQTINFTQQTLRRGGGPGGKPSRPRGERMNQGFGIGMVAPMGGPGQMGPVSTPMGSRLVPSQVLEQQKMQQIFRAQQALQQQQQLRPPPPEYKASAGLGQGMQPRYAAPVPPNMRRLPHQPIPPSGPMIRSNIYMLQQQQQQQQQQQMSGRAMYVRQPGPMGAIDSIQQNSADWRHLLMSQQQNANFGNMRPGFQGGGFNMNMAGGSMQQMTALQHQQQQLRVQQAGMSGPQGNMGHMMGGQGGPMAQMNSMNQAMLHMQQQQQSLLQQQQQQQNSQMSMSSIHMQQSQSISVNNQSLHQPQQPSNGMLSNASSNPNSNNGSLAAFNPQANDFNFEFLDNLGGTADTAQFTDQELLNSFDTDAAFTLDF; encoded by the exons GTGGAAATTGTGCAGCAGCTAGAGTTTACCACGTCTGCAGCCAATTCTCAGCCCCAACAAATTAGCACGAATGTCACTGTTAAGACGCACGCCAATGCCAGCGTCAAGAGTGATATTTCTTCCCCTAAAGCCCCTACCCCCGGTACTCCAGGCCACCCACAGAAGGCTAACATTGGCCTGGACGTTGGGACATTGGTTGAATGTGTGAAGCAG GAACCCGATAACGATTTCGCTGACTTGGACCAATGCGCGGCGGCTCTGGAAAAAGACGCCGCTGCAAATGGCGGTGCCGGTTTTGGTGCCTCGTTTCCAGATCTCATGGGGGACGACACAAACGATGAAATAATGTCGTCGGCCGCCTTCAAGGATCTCATTTCTGACATCAGCAATTACTCGGATTATCCTGAATTGATGAAGGAGTTTGATTTTGAAGACAAACCTTCAGACACAGGTTCCAATAATGtagcaaataatttaaaagttgaGGAGAAACCTGAAGGAGCTCAACAAGCTCAACATAACAGTAATGACGCTACAAAGCCTGTTCCAAGCCCACATTTGGGCAATCAAACCAATTTTTCCCCGCCGGTGTTTGAGAAGAATCCTACAGCGGCCGTAAATGCCCGTCTTCCATATTCCAACATGGATTTTGCCAAGACCGAACTGAGTCCTGCAGCTCAAACTTTGAAGCAAATGGCCGAACAGCATCAGCACAAAAATCAAATGGGATTGAATTTCAATCCGGGCAATCGCGTTCCAAATGCAAGATCTCCGTATTCCGATTTCCAATTCCAGGGAGGCGAGTATAGCAATCCAGGCTCCAATCCAAACTTCCACAAGAACAGTTCCGGATTCCCACAACCGGACATGATCAAACAGGAGATGATTTTCCCG GGAAACGAATTCAACGATATGAAGCGAAAGAACAATCCTGCAGCTGGAGTGTATTCTAAGCAGTATTCTCCCTATGGGAGCCCGGGACCTGGCGGCAGTCCAGGTTTTCTACCTTCGGGTAGAGGCAGCTGCCCGCCACCGAATTCTGGGTCTTTCGGGGGCGGAACGCCTCCTCGACCTCCCTCCGGGTCTGGCAGTGGGAATGCTCAGGGCCCAGGAGCAGCATCTGTGCAGATTAATCAGGCACAGCAGTTGAATATCAATCAGCATGGTCCGATTCAA GTTTCTGCCGGTCAACATTTGCATCTCAGTGCCGACGTTAAAGGAAATGTTTCCATCGCAGCTCAGCAAGGCATGCAATTTTCGCATGGTCCAAATCCAGGAGAACCGCATGCTTCCCAAGCAAGCGCGGCGAACCCTCAGCACAGCCCTATGGCTTCAGCCCAACATCAAACCGGACCAATGCCCAATGGTGCTCAGGCGTCAATGAATCAG AATTCTTCCCAAATGGGAGGTAACCCTATGGGACCGCAAATGAACGGAGCTCAAATGGGTGGTCAAGGAGGGGGACTCGGAGGAATGCAGAACCCGGGTAGTGCAATGGGTGGTCAATCTGGCATGCAGGGAGcag gTGGCTTTCAAGGTGGTCCTGCTGGCATGCAAGGTGGCCCAACAGGGATGCAAGGTGGTTTGGGTGGCATGATGGGCAGCCCTAACATGCCTCATGGAAATGTAATGTCCAGCCATGTAGACTCCTACTCTATGTCCCAGACGCAAACCATAAACTTTACTCAGCAAACGTTAAGAAGAGGCGGTGGCCCTGGAGGTAAACCCTCCCGTCCTAGGGGCGAACGCATGAATCAAGGTTTTGGCATAGGAATGGTTGCTCCGATGGGCGGACCGGGACAAATGGGGCCGGTTTCTACCCCCATGGGCTCCCGGCTTGTGCCCAGCCAAGTGTTGGAGCAACAGAAGATGCAACAGATATTCCGTGCGCAACAGGCGTTGCAGCAGCAGCAACAACTTAGGCCTCCTCCGCCTGAATACAAGGCCAGCGCTGGGTTGGGGCAAGGTATGCAGCCTAGGTATGCTGCTCCTGTACCGCCGAATATGCGGAGATTACCGCATCAGCCCATTCCACCTTCTG GTCCAATGATCCGATCTAACATATATATGTTGCAACAAcaacagcagcagcagcaacaGCAACAAATGTCGGGAAGGGCGATGTATGTTCGACAACCAGGGCCAATGGGTGCAATTGACAGTATTCAACAAAACAGTGCTGATTGGCGGCATTTGCTGATGTCGCAGCAGCAAAATGCTAATTTTGGGAATATGAGACCTGGTTTTCAAGGGG GCGGTTTTAACATGAACATGGCCGGAGGTTCGATGCAACAGATGACGGCTTTACAACACCAACAACAGCAACTGCGTGTGCAGCAGGCCGGTATGAGTGGGCCGCAGGGAAATATGGGCCACATGATGGGCGGTCAAGGGGGGCCGATGGCTCAAATGAACTCGATGAACCAGGCAATGTTACATATGCAACAGCAGCAACAGTCGTTATTGCAACAACAGCAGCAGCAACAAAATTCTCAA atGTCAATGTCGAGCATCCACATGCAACAGTCCCAAAGCATCTCAGTAAACAACCAATCTCTTCACCAACCCCAACAGCCCTCCAATGGAATGCTTTCAAACGCGTCTTCCAATCCCAATTCGAATAATGGCAGTTTGGCGGCCTTCAATCCTCAGGCCAACGATTTCAATTTCGAGTTCTTGGATAATTTGGGAGGCACGGCAGACACCGCCCAGTTCACCGATCAGGAATTACTGAATTCCTTCGACACGGACGCGGCATTTACCTTGGATTTTTAA